One window of the Triticum dicoccoides isolate Atlit2015 ecotype Zavitan chromosome 3B, WEW_v2.0, whole genome shotgun sequence genome contains the following:
- the LOC119275111 gene encoding polynucleotide 5'-hydroxyl-kinase NOL9-like yields MKHRRRSKQQKLNSVPPPASPAARAPRSMPSPSASPKSPAPATPPPEQAPEVVVPEDWALATKVISSDLSSPVVLVCGPSNSGKSTFTRLLLNKLLPSYGRIGYLDTDVGQPEFSPPGCLSLHIVDEAIADMRNPVLREAERCCFYGDISSKGDPESYLNSLFLLYNYFVEKYRCPGSEVLPLIVNTPGWVKGTGFDMLVEMLRYICPTIVVPIRTRMQRKNLPDGMFWLTGGETEPKVITIDAASRDSLSKSSLKWKDGGGMRERRLVEYFKQCFSSDISLATNKELAYALASLPPYEVSFSDVTVMHLHCEVPRTEIWHSLNATIVGLASSCDTSATAHAVPWCVGLGIVRGVDAQRGLLYVITPVAVEHLQSVDLLLQGLIEIPRSVLQVKGCESPYMSMNVRDKITGKDLYASNLNSPLSRQDDGDSDSDADTM; encoded by the exons ATGAAGCACCGCCGGCGGTCGAAGCAGCAGAAGCTCAACTCCGTACCTCCCCCTGCGTCCCCGGCCGCCCGCGCTCCACGCTCCATGCCAAGCCCGAGCGCCAGCCCCAAAAGCCCTGCCCCCGCCACTCCTCCGCCGGAGCAGGCGCCGGAAGTGGTAGTCCCCGAGGACTGGGCCCTGGCCACCAAGGTCATCTCCTCCGACCTCTCATCTCCGGTAGTCCTCGTGTGCGGTCCCTCCAACAGCGGCAAGTCGACCTTCACCCGCCTCCTCCTCAACAAGCTGCTCCCCAG CTACGGGAGGATTGGGTATCTGGACACCGACGTGGGGCAGCCGGAGTTCTCACCGCCGGGGTGTCTCTCTCTACACATCGTCGATGAAGCTATTGCAG ATATGCGGAACCCGGTTCTGCGGGAGGCCGAAAG GTGCTGCTTCTACGGCGATATATCTTCAAAAGGGGATCCAGAATCATATCTGAACTCTTTATTTCTCTTGTATAACTACTTCGTTGAAAAATATCGTTGTCCTGGGAGTGAAGTGCTTCCTTTGATTGTCAACACTCCTGGATGGGTGAAAG GTACTGGTTTTGATATGCTTGTAGAGATGCTAAGGTATATCTGTCCCACAATTGTTGTTCCGATACGCACCAGAATGCAGAGAAAGAATCTCCCTGATGGAATGTTTTGGTTAACCGGTGGGGAAACAGAACCTAAAGTGATTACAATTGAtgctgcaagtcgtgattccttgtCAAAATC ATCGTTAAAGTGGAAAGATGGGGGTGGAATGCGTGAACGGCGGCTTGTGGAGTACTTTAAACAATGTTTTTCAAGTGACATATCACTGGCAACAAACAAAGAGCTTGCTTATGCCCTAGCGTCACTGCCACCCTATGAAGTATCATTTTCAGATGTTACAGTTATGCATCTTCATTGCGAG GTACCCCGTACTGAGATATGGCATAGTCTGAATGCAACCATAGTTGGCTTGGCAAGTAGTTGTGACACATCTGCAACAGCCCATGCAGTTCCTTGGTGTGTTGGGCttg GTATTGTCAGAGGCGTTGATGCGCAAAGGGGCCTGTTATATGTTATCACTCCTGTTGCTGTTGAACATCTTCAAAGCGTAGATCTGCTGCTGCAGGGTCTCATTGAGATTCCGAGATCTGTTCTGCAG GTCAAGGGATGCGAGTCGCCCTACATGTCCATGAATGTGCGGGACAAGATAACGGGGAAGGATCTCTACGCGAGTAATCTCAACAGCCCACTGTCCAGACAGGATGACGGCGATTCTGATTCGGATGCAGATACTATGTAA